Genomic DNA from Candidatus Nitrosopumilus koreensis AR1:
TGTTTTAGTGGTTACTATTCTTTGGTAGTTGAAGATAAAAGGATTAGTGAAATTGAAATTTCACCAAACAACTTACATATTCGGGATTCTAATCATTCATCTTAATGTCTGCTGAAAACCCTGATGATGGATTGACCGAAAAAATCAAAATTTTGGCTACGGATGATGAAAAAATAAAGTCATTTGGAGAGCTCTTTACAAATGATTCTAGCCGTGAAATATTACAATTACTGTTTAATGAAGAATTAACTGCAAATCAGATTGCACAAAAAACTGACATCTCACTACAATTGGTAAAATACCATCTGAATAAACTACAAGATTTGGGTGTCGTAAAGATTACAAAGATTGAAAAAAACTCCAAATCTCAGGACATGAAAGTTTACTCTGCTACAAAATTTAGTATTGTGATTGTTCCTCCAAAACTTTCTGAAAAAACTAAAGAAAGTAAATTACTTGTTCGCTCTTTTAGACACATCTACAAAGTAGCAGGATTTGCTATTGCAACTGGCGTTTCTGGATTGTTGTCTTTGTCTCAATTGCAAACAAAACCAATACCGGTAAGTGACACAAGACAATTTACTGCCCCTGAAGAATTATCCAAACGATTAGAGTCTGCTGATGAATCAGCCAGTTCTATGATTGCTTCAGCGCCTGTAGCAGAATCTGAACCACAAGATTTTGCACAAGGCGGTTTAGACATTACAGAAACTACACTTGATTCTGGCATTGATCTGTTTATTCCATTTGTAATCATTACAATGATTCTTGGTGGATTGACCGCTTACTATGTGTGGAAGTACAAAAAATCTAATTAATCTAGAGTTACTTCTATTGTAACTCTTTTTTCTTTTGCTCTTTCCTCCCCGGGGTATTTTAATTCAGAAATTTTTTTACTCAACTCTTCATCTGTAACTAGTTTTGCTTGTCCAAAAAACATTGAATCCTTGTATTGAATTTTGACTCGAGGGTTTGTTACTGCGTTTTGAAACCAGTCTCCGTCTGGCATGTGTCTGGAAAAATAGATTTTGCCATTATAATTCACTGCTCTTAACATTACTGCGTGCTCTTTTCCTGTTTTTCTTCCCTTTGTGATTAGAACTGGCCTGAACAGGTCTTCTGTAATCTTCATGCGTGATTTTCTTCTGTCAAGTAATTTAACCCCATTGCTAGAAATTTCTGATATTTGGTATGATAAGCAAATCTGAACATTTCAAGTCATGTCAGTAAAACTAGAAGGAATGCCATCAAATCTGGCAACCGCAGATACTTTTACTGGAAAAAAAGTCATAGACAGAGAAGGAATAGAGTACGGCAAGGTCAAACATATTCACATCAACCAAGATACGCTTGTCGTATCCGGAGTTACAATCCATCAGGGATTTAACAAAGACTATTTTCTCTCTGAAGATTACATTGACAAATTTGCTGAGGAGACACTACTTCTTAGCAGACCTCCTATCCGAACAGGAATTCCAGTAACTGATATTGACCGCCATAAGATTGGCAAAGTAAAGAGATTGCATAGACATCCTGATACAAATGAATTAGAATCAATCGAAGTGTCTGATGGATTGATGCATTCTAAAATTCTGTCCAAATCGGAAATTTGGGGAATTGGCGAAAAAATCATTTTAAGAATGACTAAAGAAGAATTCAAGACTCTTGAATGATTTTTTAATTTCTTTTTTTCAAATACCGCTATTCTGTCTTCTTGGCGCAGTTTTCACAAACAGGAATTCCCTCTTGTACTGTTACCTCGACATTTGATGAGTGACATTTCTGACATAATCCTTTCATAAAAAAACTCTGAAATTACTCTTTAAATTTTTTTGTTGATTGTTGGTTGAATAATTAGCAATTTATAATTGAAAAATGCGATCTATGTATTGTATTCAGTTGAGACAAAATCTCTAACAAAATCATTTGGTGATGTAACTGCTGTAGATGATATCTCTTTTACTGTTGAAACTGGCGAGATCTTTGGATTTCTTGGACCTAATGGTGCAGGAAAAAGCACTACTATGATGATTCTGACAACTCTTCTAAAACCAACGTCTGGTCAAGCTTTGATTTCTGGGTGTGATGTTGTGGCTGATGCAAAAAAGGTTAGAGAAAACATTGGATATGTACAACAAGAAACCACTGTAGATGAATATCTTACTGGACGTGAAAATCTTTTGTTGCAAGCAAAACTTAATCACATTCCAAAAAATGAGATTAATTCAAGAATAGATGAAGTTTTAGACTTGATTGAATTGTCTGACAAACAGAATGAGTCGGTTGTAACTTATTCTGGTGGAATGAGAAAGAGATTGGATATTGCAGGTGGGTTGTTACACCGGCCAAAAGTTTTGTTTCTAGATGAGCCTACTGTGGGACTTGATATCCAAACTAGGAGAAAAATCTGGGAATACATCAAAAAAATTCATGATGAGTTTGATATGACAATATTTCTTTCAACACATTACATGGAGGAAGCTGATCAACTATGTGATAGAATTGGAATTATTGATGATGGTAAAATTCAGGTTATTGATTCCCCTGAAAACATGAAAAATGCTATGGGCAATGAAGTCATTTCAATTATGATTGACAACGATGAAAATCGAGATTCATTCTTGTCTGAATTGCACGAAATAGAATCTGTTAACAAAATTACTGAAGATGGGTCTAAACTTACCCTCTTTGTATCAAATGGAACTGAAGTAATTCCTAAAATATTTTCAATTTCTTCAGAGATTGGAATTAAAATTACT
This window encodes:
- a CDS encoding ArsR/SmtB family transcription factor, encoding MSAENPDDGLTEKIKILATDDEKIKSFGELFTNDSSREILQLLFNEELTANQIAQKTDISLQLVKYHLNKLQDLGVVKITKIEKNSKSQDMKVYSATKFSIVIVPPKLSEKTKESKLLVRSFRHIYKVAGFAIATGVSGLLSLSQLQTKPIPVSDTRQFTAPEELSKRLESADESASSMIASAPVAESEPQDFAQGGLDITETTLDSGIDLFIPFVIITMILGGLTAYYVWKYKKSN
- a CDS encoding nitroreductase/quinone reductase family protein, yielding MKITEDLFRPVLITKGRKTGKEHAVMLRAVNYNGKIYFSRHMPDGDWFQNAVTNPRVKIQYKDSMFFGQAKLVTDEELSKKISELKYPGEERAKEKRVTIEVTLD
- a CDS encoding PRC-barrel domain-containing protein, translated to MSVKLEGMPSNLATADTFTGKKVIDREGIEYGKVKHIHINQDTLVVSGVTIHQGFNKDYFLSEDYIDKFAEETLLLSRPPIRTGIPVTDIDRHKIGKVKRLHRHPDTNELESIEVSDGLMHSKILSKSEIWGIGEKIILRMTKEEFKTLE
- a CDS encoding daunorubicin resistance protein DrrA family ABC transporter ATP-binding protein codes for the protein MYSVETKSLTKSFGDVTAVDDISFTVETGEIFGFLGPNGAGKSTTMMILTTLLKPTSGQALISGCDVVADAKKVRENIGYVQQETTVDEYLTGRENLLLQAKLNHIPKNEINSRIDEVLDLIELSDKQNESVVTYSGGMRKRLDIAGGLLHRPKVLFLDEPTVGLDIQTRRKIWEYIKKIHDEFDMTIFLSTHYMEEADQLCDRIGIIDDGKIQVIDSPENMKNAMGNEVISIMIDNDENRDSFLSELHEIESVNKITEDGSKLTLFVSNGTEVIPKIFSISSEIGIKITSISLTQPTLDDVFISYTGHEIRDDDSTFNRKREHAKMKRLRA